The Xiphias gladius isolate SHS-SW01 ecotype Sanya breed wild chromosome 9, ASM1685928v1, whole genome shotgun sequence genome window below encodes:
- the si:ch211-141o9.10 gene encoding probable endonuclease 4, translated as MGPRKRGARKRKTEEALGGEKEAEDIEEKEADERGDRRRKDRGNKKYIGAHVGIQGGIWKAVESCTEMGGSSFALFLGSQRSWKRPALDQTAAAKFREQISLQGFDPAHILPHGSYLMNCGSPKEDVFEKSQALLVDELSRCSLLGLNLYNFHPGSSLGSITTEQCVDKIAGAINHAHQHTPAVITVLENMSGQGSTVGGKFSELKSIIDKVRDQTRVGVCLDTCHAFAAGYDLAAEGGVRAMLNTFDQEVGLHYLKAIHLNDSKGKLGCNLDRHEDVGKGHIGISAFRDIVNEPRLDDIPLILETPGRPGFEYAEQIEFLYSLCEKK; from the exons ATGGGTCCGAGAAAGAGAGGAGCaaggaaaaggaaaactgaagagGCTttgggaggagagaaggaagcaGAGGACATTGAGGAGAAGGAGGCTGATGAGAGAGGAGATAGGAGAAGGAAGGACCGTGGAAATAAGAAATACATTGGAGCTCATGTTGGCATTCAAG GTGGGATATGGAAAGCGGTGGAGTCCTGCACAGAGATGGGTGGCAGCAGTTTTGCCCTGTTTCTGGGCTCCCAGCGGTCATGGAAGAGGCCAGCCCTGGAccagacagcagcagccaagTTTCGGGAGCAAATTTCCCTTCAAGGGTTTGACCCAGCACACATCCTGCCTCATGGGTCCTATCTGATGAACTGTGGGTCTCCTAAAGAGG ATGTGTTTGAGAAGAGCCAGGCCCTGTTGGTGGATGAGCTCAGCCGTTGCAGCCTCCTTGGCCTCAACCTCTACAACTTCCACCCCGGCTCCTCGCTGGGCTCCATCACCACCGAGCAGTGTGTGGACAAGATAGCAGGCGCCATTAACCACGCTCATCAGCACACACCTGCTGTGATTACAG TGTTGGAGAACATGAGCGGTCAGGGCAGCACGGTGGGCGGTAAGTTCTCTGAGCTGAAGAGCATCATAGACAAAGTGAGAGACCAAACCAGAGTTGGAGTGTGTCTGGATACCTGCCATGCCTTCGCAGCAG GATATGACCTGGCTGCAGAAGGAGGCGTGAGGGCCATGCTCAATACGTTTGACCAGGAAGTGGGGCTCCACTATCTCAAAGCCATCCATCTCAATGACTCCAAAG GTAAACTGGGCTGCAACCTTGATCGCCATGAAGATGTCGGTAAAGGTCACATTGGAATCTCTGCTTTCCGAGACATTGTCAATGAGCCCAGACTGGACGATATCCCTCTGATCCTGGAGACACCTGGGCG GCCAGGATTCGAGTATGCTGAGCAGATTGAATTTCTCTATTCCCTCTgtgagaaaaaatag